CCGTTGGACCGCGATGAACCGCGGCGGGTGGCCGAGTCGGTGGCACAGATGCAGCTGCGCTACGCGACCGTCACCGGGGTGGCGCGTGACGACCTCGCCGACGGCGGTGCCTGGCTGTACGCCGAGACCGTGCGCCAGATCCATACGGCTTGCCCGGACACCGGCGTCGAACTGCTGATCCCGGATTTCACCGGTACGCCAGAACAGCTCGACGAAGTGTTCGACGCGGCGCCGGAAGTGCTCGCGCACAACCTCGAAACGGTGCCGCGCATCTTCCGGCGCATCCGGCCGGGCTTCGACTACGAACGCTCACTCGCCGTGATCGAGCGGGCCCGCAGTCAAGGCCTGATCACCAAGTCGAACCTGATCCTCGGGATGGGGGAGACCACCGACGAGATCGTCACCGCCCTGCGGGATCTACACGTTGCCGGCTGCCGGCTGATCACCATCACCCAATACCTGCGGCCCACGCCGCGGCATCACCCCATCGAACGCTGGGTCACTCCAGAGGAATTCGCCGAGCTCGACAGTGTTGCCCGTGAGATCGGCTTCCTCGGGGTGATGTCCGGCCCGCTGGTCCGCTCGTCCTACCGGGCCGGGTGGCTCTACACCCAGGCCCGCACCGCAATCGAACTTTCAAGGAGTCACTCGTGAATACAGCAGATGTCGTCATCCTGGGCGGCGGGCCGGGCGGATATGCCGCCGCGATCCGCGCGTCGCAGCTCGGGCTGTCTGTGGTCCTGATCGACGAGGCCCAGGTGGGCGGCACCTGCCTGCACCGCGGATGTATCCCGACCAAGGCGCTGCTGCACGCGGCCGAGGTCGCCGATTCCGCACGCACCGCAGCGCAATTCGGGATCAACGCGACTTTCGACGGCGTCGACCCGGAGAAGCTGCACGCGTTCAAGAACACTGTGGTGTCACGCCTGCACAAGGGACTGTCCGGGCTGATCGAGGCCTTGGGCATCACCGTCGTCAACGGCCGCGGCCGGCTCACCGGGCCGACCACCGTCGAGGTCGACGGCACCACCATCAGCGGCAAGTCGATCGTGCTGGCCACTGGATCGGCACCGAAACTGCCCGGGCTCATCACGGCCTCCGACCGGGTGCTCACCAGCGACCAGGCCCTGGAACTGCAGACCATCCCCGAATCGGCGATCATCCTCGGCGGCGGCGTGATCGGCGTCGAGTTCGCCAGTCTCTGGGCATCCTTCGGCACCAAGGTGACCATCGTCGAGGCGCTGCCACGGCTGGTGCCCAACGAAGACGCCGCCGTCTCTGCCTATCTGGAGCGGCTGTTCCGCCGTCGCCGTATCACCGCCAAGACCGGAGCCCGCGTCACCGCGGTCGCCACCGACGCCGACGATGTGCGCGTGACCCTGGAATCGGGCGACGAGTTGTCCGCCGATGTGCTGCTGGTCGCCGTCGGCCGGGCGCCGCGTACTGCCGGCCTCGGGCTCGAGGAGGCCGGCGTTGCCCTCGAAAGCGGGTTCGTGGTGACGGACGACGCGCTGCGCACCAGCGTGCCGAGCGTGTACGCGATCGGCGACATCGTCGGTGGACTCCAGTTGGCGCACCGCGCCTTTCAGCAGGGCATCTTCGTCGCCGAGCAGATCGCCGGACGCAACCCCGAGCCGGTCTCGGACCTCGGTATCCCTCGGGTCACGTACTGCAACCCGGAGATCGCCTCGGTGGGGCTCACCGAGGAGGCGGCGCGGG
Above is a window of Mycolicibacterium boenickei DNA encoding:
- the lpdA gene encoding dihydrolipoyl dehydrogenase, with translation MNTADVVILGGGPGGYAAAIRASQLGLSVVLIDEAQVGGTCLHRGCIPTKALLHAAEVADSARTAAQFGINATFDGVDPEKLHAFKNTVVSRLHKGLSGLIEALGITVVNGRGRLTGPTTVEVDGTTISGKSIVLATGSAPKLPGLITASDRVLTSDQALELQTIPESAIILGGGVIGVEFASLWASFGTKVTIVEALPRLVPNEDAAVSAYLERLFRRRRITAKTGARVTAVATDADDVRVTLESGDELSADVLLVAVGRAPRTAGLGLEEAGVALESGFVVTDDALRTSVPSVYAIGDIVGGLQLAHRAFQQGIFVAEQIAGRNPEPVSDLGIPRVTYCNPEIASVGLTEEAARERYGDGVETVTYDLAGNGRSQILKASGAIKLVVDPAGAVAGVHMIGHGVSELIGEAQMLYNLGVKADEAARFVHAHPTQNEALGEALMAVSGAPLHLHG
- the lipA gene encoding lipoyl synthase; protein product: MTVTPEGRRLLRLEVRNAQTPVERKPAWMKTQLRTGPEYREVRALVERNDLHTVCQEAGCPNIFECWESREATFLIGGDQCTRRCDFCQIATGRPDPLDRDEPRRVAESVAQMQLRYATVTGVARDDLADGGAWLYAETVRQIHTACPDTGVELLIPDFTGTPEQLDEVFDAAPEVLAHNLETVPRIFRRIRPGFDYERSLAVIERARSQGLITKSNLILGMGETTDEIVTALRDLHVAGCRLITITQYLRPTPRHHPIERWVTPEEFAELDSVAREIGFLGVMSGPLVRSSYRAGWLYTQARTAIELSRSHS